A part of Thalassoglobus sp. JC818 genomic DNA contains:
- a CDS encoding DUF3365 domain-containing protein gives MKRMILTAFAMFLFALGLLSSGPVGTEATVQAEDVKAANSDVQSAKGAEQAAVERTRKKVNELDNIFKQTIVLITDKYVHGDDDFAAGSAAVLLFKNISDSGETKIRLIDASGEPYEPENVAKDAFEKAGIKKLKQGAQQHEKVVVDGEKSYLRVMTPVPVVMEKCVMCHAHYADVPEGSPIGAISYKVPIE, from the coding sequence ATGAAGAGAATGATTCTTACTGCGTTCGCCATGTTCCTGTTCGCGTTGGGGTTGCTCTCGAGTGGACCTGTCGGAACAGAAGCGACTGTTCAGGCGGAAGATGTCAAAGCGGCGAATTCAGATGTGCAGAGTGCGAAAGGTGCCGAGCAGGCAGCTGTGGAACGGACACGAAAGAAGGTCAACGAACTCGATAACATTTTCAAACAAACTATCGTGCTGATCACCGACAAATACGTGCATGGTGACGATGATTTCGCCGCCGGGAGCGCTGCGGTTTTGTTGTTCAAGAACATTTCAGACTCGGGTGAGACGAAGATTCGTCTTATCGATGCTTCTGGAGAACCGTACGAACCCGAGAACGTTGCTAAAGACGCTTTCGAAAAGGCCGGGATCAAGAAGCTAAAGCAGGGAGCACAACAGCATGAAAAAGTTGTTGTCGATGGTGAAAAGTCCTACCTGCGTGTCATGACTCCCGTGCCAGTTGTTATGGAAAAGTGTGTGATGTGTCACGCTCATTACGCCGATGTGCCTGAAGGATCACCAATTGGAGCCATTAGTTACAAGGTTCCGATTGAATAA